In Daphnia magna isolate NIES linkage group LG7, ASM2063170v1.1, whole genome shotgun sequence, a single genomic region encodes these proteins:
- the LOC116927928 gene encoding heme-binding protein 2, protein MSVRSGAIALVLALCAVSVHSQVWGYVSQSFSLVRSDILEAANYELVANISNRDAGENYEERLYPANKWACTARTVPKTESSPTRSMFVDLFRYFAGDNSAKKEIDLTVPVNTFVQQRDNDVTYYETCLVLPAKLQADAPKPNNPSVFLDDKPEMVVLTRRVSGYFITDTAWEEEAISLKKVLKEKVPEADYQSYYRNGYDAPMRIFNRRNEVWFRKTGEAAQKTIDEYKKRQAEKVAAAPVVAEEEKKPVADEKKPVADEKKPVADEKKTTEKKTEEKKKVEEPKKTEEPKKDAAQNRE, encoded by the exons atgtCTGTCCGATCGGGTGCTATCGCCCTCGTCCTTGCGCTTTGCGCCGTCTCCGTCCACTCTCAGGTGTGGGGTTACGTTTCCCAGAGCTTTTCGCTCGTGCGCTCCGACATCCTCGAAGCCGCCAATTACGAACTGGTAGCCAACATCTCTAACCGCGATGCTGGAGAG AACTACGAAGAACGTTTGTACCCGGCCAACAAATGGGCCTGCACTGCCCGCACTGTTCCCAAGACCGAAAGCTCACCCACCCGCAGCATGTTCGTCGACCTCTTCCGATACTTTGCCGGAGATAACTCTGCTA AGAAAGAGATTGACTTGACTGTGCCCGTCAACACCTTCGTCCAGCAACGCGACAACGATGTCACCTACTACGAGACCTGCCTCGTCTTGCCCGCCAAACTCCAGGCCGATGCCCCCAAGCCCAACAACCCGTCCGTTTTCTTGGACGATAAACCCGAAATGGTCGTCCTCACCAG ACGCGTGAGTGGCTACTTCATCACCGACACCGCCTGGGAGGAGGAGGCCATCAGCCTGAAAAAAGTGCTCAAGGAGAAGGTGCCCGAGGCCGACTACCAGAGCTACTACCGCAACGGATACGACGCCCCCATGAGGATATTCAACCGCCGCAACGAAGTTTGGTTCAGAAAGACCGGTGAGGCCGCCCAAAAGACCATCGACGAGTACAAGAAACGTCAGGCTGAGAAGGTCGCCGCCGCCCCGGTCGTCGCCGAAGAGGAGAAGAAACCCGTCGCCGATGAGAAGAAACCCGTCGCCGATGAAAAGAAACCCGTCGCTGACGAGAAAAAGACCACCGAAAAGAAGAcggaagagaagaagaaggtcGAGGAGCCCAAGAAGACCGAAGAGCCCAAGAAGGACGCCGCTCAAAATAGAGAATAA